In Candidatus Cohnella colombiensis, one DNA window encodes the following:
- the nagZ gene encoding beta-N-acetylhexosaminidase, with amino-acid sequence MLYRNVRFEDLSLKEKIGQLFMCGFDGLEPTAGIKGLIQEYAIGGVIYFRRNLAHAKQTMQLSNKLQQEARTPLFIAIDQEGGMVVRLEEGVTVMPGAMAQGAAANRELTREAAKWSGAELREIGINMNFAPCMDVNNNPNNPVIGVRSYGENPEFVGEMGVAAIAGYKDSGVAAVAKHFPGHGDTAVDSHYALPVVAHSIDRLNQVELVPFRQAIQNQVDAIMTAHVVFPAYEPLEVPATLSQRILTGLLRDQLGFEGVIVTDCLEMNAISETIGVARGAVEAIKAGADLILVSHRLDRQVAALEAVMEAVMIGEITEARIEEAALRIWKLKQARGLLLNALPNIDRDRAVAVANKLCEAAVTVIHGDPVIANSGKVVVIWTEARSGTEVIEVIPQQWTLGTALSAAGLDIVEVRIGIHTTEDERRASFAAVKHADTIVFASYDAMFSPKQSQLLRELAEIEHKRFLLVAMRTPYDGRGIEGLDSYICTYENKPMMVSALANVMLGTIAPQGRAPITVIDQ; translated from the coding sequence ATGTTATATCGCAATGTACGCTTCGAGGATCTAAGCTTGAAAGAGAAAATTGGTCAATTGTTCATGTGCGGCTTTGATGGGCTTGAGCCTACAGCTGGAATCAAGGGGCTCATTCAAGAATATGCAATTGGTGGAGTCATTTATTTTCGTAGAAATCTTGCTCATGCGAAGCAGACGATGCAACTATCAAATAAGCTGCAACAAGAAGCAAGAACGCCACTGTTCATCGCGATTGACCAAGAGGGTGGCATGGTCGTGAGATTGGAGGAAGGAGTAACTGTAATGCCAGGGGCGATGGCTCAAGGAGCTGCTGCTAACCGGGAATTGACGCGTGAAGCGGCCAAATGGTCCGGTGCGGAATTGCGTGAAATCGGTATTAACATGAACTTCGCACCCTGTATGGATGTGAACAACAATCCGAATAATCCTGTCATCGGTGTTCGGTCATACGGTGAAAATCCTGAATTCGTTGGTGAAATGGGTGTAGCAGCCATTGCAGGATACAAAGACAGTGGTGTCGCGGCTGTCGCAAAGCATTTTCCAGGTCATGGCGATACAGCAGTTGATTCACACTATGCGCTTCCTGTAGTTGCCCATTCTATTGATCGACTTAATCAAGTAGAGCTTGTCCCTTTTCGTCAAGCCATTCAAAATCAAGTAGATGCGATCATGACTGCACACGTTGTGTTCCCGGCATATGAACCTCTAGAGGTGCCCGCTACTTTATCACAGCGGATATTAACAGGATTACTCCGAGATCAGCTTGGTTTTGAAGGAGTAATCGTAACAGATTGCTTAGAGATGAACGCGATTTCAGAAACGATTGGCGTAGCCCGTGGAGCAGTGGAGGCGATCAAAGCGGGAGCGGATCTTATTCTCGTTAGTCACCGTCTAGATCGACAAGTAGCAGCGTTAGAAGCGGTCATGGAGGCAGTGATGATCGGTGAAATAACAGAAGCGCGAATTGAGGAAGCAGCTTTACGAATTTGGAAGCTGAAGCAGGCTAGAGGGCTTTTATTGAATGCGTTGCCAAATATAGATCGCGATCGTGCGGTTGCTGTAGCGAATAAACTATGCGAAGCAGCTGTTACTGTAATACATGGAGATCCTGTTATTGCGAACTCGGGTAAAGTGGTTGTGATATGGACTGAGGCGCGTTCAGGTACAGAAGTAATTGAAGTGATACCGCAGCAATGGACGTTAGGCACTGCACTTTCCGCTGCAGGATTAGATATAGTGGAAGTTAGAATCGGAATTCATACGACTGAGGATGAGCGACGAGCGTCATTTGCGGCTGTTAAACATGCTGATACGATTGTGTTTGCTTCCTATGATGCGATGTTTTCCCCGAAACAATCACAATTGCTCCGTGAGTTGGCCGAAATCGAACATAAACGATTTCTATTGGTCGCTATGAGAACACCTTACGATGGTCGAGGAATCGAAGGACTTGACAGCTATATCTGCACATACGAAAATAAACCAATGATGGTGTCGGCATTGGCTAACGTTATGCTGGGGACAATTGCTCCACAAGGTCGTGCGCCGATAACTGTGATAGATCAATAA
- a CDS encoding CapA family protein translates to MSNSRSRLAANKHTRHRKRRKIIGVLSTIIIGCAVVIAAGFWISKLDLNPFVYFGNDSQQSANSHPSSSQGESSPQSEDEGSPAANVDGGDEGQASDEPVSGAVEQTDKVKLALVGDILPAANVLNLMVANGYEYPFIYVKDRLQAADIAAANLETPITDRGTPATRGEPPQLKDYFYRAPPDVVSIIQDSGFDFLSLANNHTLDYGWEGLSDTMEYLDEAGLKYAGAGMDDKAAYSPRYMEVGDFTIAFVSLSRVIWDVNWKADRTNPGVAETYTIDRAVEAVKTAKSNADLVVVMVHWGIERQDTPDESQKYLAYSYIDAGADLVIGSHPHVLQGFESYKGKWIAYSLGNFVFPGMSPPTTAETGILSAVCSKDGNCDLSFEPMIAKLAQPKPMDEESGKALLARLSSLSINAEIKSDGKLVAKSN, encoded by the coding sequence ATGTCGAATTCGAGGTCTCGATTAGCTGCCAATAAGCATACAAGGCATCGTAAACGAAGGAAGATTATTGGCGTATTGAGTACGATAATTATTGGTTGTGCAGTAGTAATTGCCGCAGGATTTTGGATTTCAAAATTGGACTTAAATCCATTTGTTTATTTCGGAAATGACTCACAGCAGTCAGCAAACTCTCATCCGTCTTCGTCTCAAGGCGAATCTTCCCCTCAAAGCGAGGATGAGGGTTCTCCAGCAGCAAACGTCGATGGTGGAGATGAAGGACAAGCTTCGGATGAACCAGTCAGCGGTGCGGTAGAGCAAACGGACAAAGTGAAATTAGCGCTAGTGGGAGATATTCTCCCGGCGGCTAATGTGCTCAATTTAATGGTAGCTAATGGCTATGAATATCCCTTTATCTATGTGAAAGATCGGCTGCAAGCTGCGGATATCGCAGCGGCAAATTTAGAAACTCCGATTACGGATCGTGGGACGCCAGCCACACGTGGTGAACCGCCACAATTAAAGGATTACTTTTATCGTGCTCCACCAGATGTCGTTTCGATTATTCAAGATTCGGGCTTCGATTTTTTATCGCTGGCAAACAATCATACGCTAGATTATGGTTGGGAAGGTTTAAGCGATACGATGGAATATTTGGATGAGGCTGGATTGAAATATGCGGGTGCAGGTATGGATGATAAAGCAGCCTATTCACCAAGATACATGGAGGTAGGAGACTTTACGATCGCATTCGTTAGTTTATCGCGAGTAATCTGGGATGTGAACTGGAAGGCAGATCGCACAAATCCTGGTGTCGCCGAGACCTATACAATTGATCGTGCAGTTGAAGCCGTTAAGACTGCGAAAAGCAATGCAGATCTCGTTGTCGTCATGGTGCATTGGGGAATTGAGAGGCAAGATACCCCAGATGAATCCCAGAAGTATTTGGCCTATTCCTATATAGATGCAGGAGCTGATCTCGTCATCGGCAGTCACCCTCATGTGCTACAAGGGTTCGAAAGCTACAAAGGGAAATGGATTGCTTATAGTTTAGGAAATTTCGTATTTCCGGGAATGTCGCCACCTACTACAGCTGAAACAGGTATTCTGAGTGCAGTATGCAGTAAGGATGGAAATTGCGATTTATCGTTCGAGCCGATGATCGCTAAGCTTGCCCAACCTAAACCGATGGACGAAGAGTCGGGCAAAGCGTTGCTAGCGAGATTGTCATCACTATCGATTAATGCCGAGATTAAAAGCGACGGGAAGCTTGTTGCGAAGTCGAATTAA
- a CDS encoding sensor histidine kinase produces MKKLSHRILAGFIGFIIIPLCVLGSVSYLMFEKATQEKYVEQTELTLRAIGRNMNNMIKEANYFSDFWVTTEDSVESVEQSLDPSSTGFEDSGDPAYLELLEKDRLRQRVLLTYPSLRSVTLYRTDNRIVNVNFSKDKPIAREDLESSPIYTEVIRKNGAPVWIGPNEDPILNGENNFFTQIRVLLDVDTLTSKGILVTRFQMNEMSRIFSFYNGKGQSDRRYLIVRADGKVIFDNEGAAQGRNLAELVDTQKGIDLSSKEDQSSTLNFDGRKSLVTIQDLQLQRLGVGDWKVVLVTSWTYLSGDMALVLKWMVAAVVVTLVLALVYNLMFVQRIVNFIVHIVKAMRKVERGDLTTQVAAIGTDEISMLANGFNRLVTRVSMLLDDVKSEQRRKRKAEMMLLQAQIKPHFLFNALESINILAVQNEGRKVSKMVQRLANIFRISIQQKEEIRIEQELEHLTSYLDIQHYRFEDLFEYEIDIPDDLLGNQILKLTLQPLVENSIQHGFEGIDYMGRITLQAREEGNKIVIFVQDNGIGISSERLEHIVASGIGSIEEMYEETPEIGERRGLGVGNVADRLRIHYGVGYGLIICSAPGYGTIIKCIIPRT; encoded by the coding sequence ATGAAGAAGCTTAGTCATCGTATTCTTGCAGGATTCATTGGGTTTATTATTATCCCTTTATGCGTATTGGGTAGTGTCTCCTATTTGATGTTCGAAAAAGCAACGCAGGAGAAATATGTAGAGCAGACAGAGCTGACGCTTCGTGCAATCGGTCGGAATATGAATAACATGATTAAAGAAGCCAATTACTTTTCAGATTTCTGGGTGACGACTGAGGATAGTGTCGAATCGGTGGAACAGTCGCTTGATCCAAGTTCAACTGGTTTTGAGGATTCTGGTGATCCAGCCTATCTGGAGTTATTAGAGAAAGATCGTTTGAGACAGCGTGTACTACTTACGTATCCGAGCCTTAGGTCTGTAACCTTGTATCGCACGGACAACAGAATTGTGAATGTCAACTTTTCGAAGGACAAGCCAATCGCTCGAGAGGATTTAGAGAGCAGTCCAATCTACACAGAAGTGATTCGGAAAAATGGGGCACCTGTATGGATCGGTCCGAATGAGGACCCGATTCTGAACGGAGAGAACAACTTTTTTACTCAGATTCGGGTGCTTCTTGATGTGGATACGTTAACGAGCAAAGGGATTTTAGTAACCCGGTTCCAAATGAACGAGATGTCACGAATATTTAGCTTTTACAACGGAAAAGGGCAGTCCGATCGTCGATATTTGATCGTGCGAGCTGACGGCAAAGTGATCTTCGATAATGAAGGGGCTGCGCAAGGTCGCAATCTAGCTGAACTTGTTGACACCCAGAAGGGGATTGACTTATCTAGCAAGGAGGATCAGAGCAGCACGCTGAACTTTGATGGGCGAAAAAGCTTAGTAACCATTCAAGATCTACAGTTGCAACGGCTAGGTGTTGGGGATTGGAAAGTCGTATTGGTAACGTCTTGGACTTATTTGTCAGGAGATATGGCATTAGTGCTTAAATGGATGGTCGCCGCAGTGGTAGTTACTCTCGTACTTGCTCTAGTATATAACCTAATGTTCGTACAACGCATCGTTAATTTTATTGTGCATATTGTAAAAGCAATGCGTAAAGTTGAACGGGGTGATTTAACGACTCAAGTAGCGGCGATCGGAACGGATGAAATCTCGATGCTAGCGAATGGCTTCAATCGTTTAGTTACGCGAGTGTCCATGCTCTTAGACGATGTAAAGAGCGAGCAACGACGTAAGCGTAAAGCGGAGATGATGTTGCTACAAGCGCAAATAAAGCCACATTTCCTCTTTAATGCGCTGGAGTCGATTAATATTTTGGCTGTGCAGAATGAAGGTCGTAAAGTTAGTAAAATGGTGCAAAGGCTAGCCAATATTTTCAGAATCAGCATTCAGCAGAAGGAAGAAATTCGCATTGAACAAGAGCTAGAGCATTTGACCAGCTATCTCGACATTCAGCATTATCGATTCGAGGACCTGTTCGAGTATGAGATCGATATTCCTGATGATTTGCTTGGAAATCAGATTTTGAAGCTAACACTTCAACCACTTGTGGAGAATAGTATCCAGCATGGCTTTGAAGGTATTGATTATATGGGGCGTATAACCTTACAAGCACGTGAGGAAGGAAATAAGATCGTAATCTTCGTTCAAGATAATGGCATTGGAATATCTAGTGAAAGGTTAGAGCACATTGTCGCATCGGGAATTGGATCAATTGAAGAGATGTACGAAGAAACTCCGGAAATAGGTGAACGCAGAGGGCTTGGTGTAGGCAATGTTGCGGATCGTCTACGCATTCACTACGGGGTTGGCTATGGGCTGATCATTTGCAGTGCACCGGGATATGGAACGATCATCAAATGTATCATACCGCGGACATAA
- a CDS encoding glycoside hydrolase family 65 protein, whose translation MNWIIEENGFKPENIATNGNKFMIGNGYFGYRGVAEEFTKEHFPATIVAGIYDTVGTGWREPINVPNGLYTRLYCDGKEMRLPESEIVSHRQALDMRTATHHRNTLFKLGDGGTIQVSTERVASAVQLHVMAMKYEFICSHPHTITIETGIDGDIWDINGPHLENYRFHEESNGIVTLRVTTHEQKKTVVVAEAIDADFGLQPVQAGSKSYLRKLTVNCEPEKVYTFTKYVSIYTSNDEVHDPYTSAVETSRLAREQGYDAIHRAHAMKWAEKWTDVYVEIEGDEVAHQALNYSIYQLMIIAPEHSEKVSIPARGLSGQVYKGAVFWDTEMFMLPFYLYTSPALARNLVMYRIHTLEGARRKAVEYGFRGAFYAWESQDTGDDACTLFNITDVFTGRPMRTYFRDKQIHISGDVAMGIWQYYLVTGDETVLLDGGAEVILECARFFCSYSYYREDTQRYELLDVTGPDEYHERVHNNAFTNYMVSHVLDIAICTIQLLEQYPEVLESLVDKLQYSEDISRINKMREQLYLPQPDSNTELIEQFDGYFKLEDVTLSDLKKRMQNKNEYLGGGNGLATTTQILKQADVVLMLHLFRDRFNEHTIRANWDFYETRTEHGSSLSPCVYALVAAHIGYSEYAYRYFLKTATIDLTGESKQFVGNLYIGGTHPAANGGAWQAAIHGFSGFSYKDDTITIDPALPLKWTALRFSFYVLGQRYSASIDKQKVIITSQVNNTREQRFAILGTSIVCQPGATLEIKKI comes from the coding sequence TTGAACTGGATAATTGAGGAGAATGGCTTTAAACCGGAGAACATAGCCACAAACGGCAATAAGTTTATGATTGGCAATGGCTATTTCGGTTATAGAGGGGTTGCAGAGGAATTTACAAAAGAACACTTTCCCGCCACTATAGTTGCTGGAATATATGACACAGTAGGTACCGGTTGGCGTGAACCGATTAATGTGCCGAATGGCTTATATACAAGATTATATTGTGATGGCAAGGAAATGAGGTTGCCGGAAAGTGAGATTGTATCTCATCGACAAGCACTTGATATGCGTACCGCTACACATCATCGTAATACCCTATTTAAGCTGGGAGACGGTGGGACTATCCAAGTTTCCACTGAGCGAGTGGCAAGCGCGGTGCAGCTACATGTGATGGCGATGAAGTATGAGTTCATTTGTTCTCATCCACATACAATTACAATCGAGACGGGGATAGATGGAGACATCTGGGATATTAATGGACCTCATCTCGAGAACTATCGTTTTCATGAGGAGTCGAATGGAATCGTAACGTTGCGTGTAACCACGCATGAACAGAAGAAGACCGTAGTTGTAGCTGAAGCTATAGATGCCGACTTCGGCTTGCAACCGGTACAAGCAGGCAGTAAATCGTACCTGCGCAAACTCACAGTGAACTGTGAGCCTGAAAAAGTTTATACGTTTACGAAATATGTGTCGATCTATACGTCTAATGATGAAGTACATGACCCTTACACATCAGCTGTTGAAACTTCAAGGCTTGCAAGAGAGCAAGGTTATGACGCTATTCATAGAGCTCATGCCATGAAGTGGGCTGAAAAATGGACAGATGTGTATGTGGAAATTGAGGGAGATGAGGTCGCACATCAAGCACTGAACTACAGCATCTATCAATTAATGATCATCGCCCCCGAACATTCCGAGAAAGTATCTATCCCGGCAAGAGGCTTGTCGGGACAGGTGTATAAAGGAGCGGTATTCTGGGATACCGAGATGTTTATGCTCCCCTTTTACTTGTACACAAGTCCTGCATTGGCACGAAACCTGGTCATGTATCGGATACATACGCTAGAAGGTGCCAGACGCAAAGCGGTGGAGTACGGCTTTAGAGGAGCGTTCTATGCATGGGAGAGTCAGGATACGGGCGATGATGCATGTACATTGTTCAACATTACGGATGTGTTCACAGGTCGTCCAATGCGTACTTATTTCCGTGATAAACAAATCCACATTAGCGGGGATGTAGCTATGGGGATTTGGCAGTACTACTTGGTTACCGGAGATGAGACGGTTCTGCTCGATGGCGGAGCAGAGGTGATTTTGGAATGCGCGCGATTCTTCTGTTCTTATTCTTATTATAGGGAAGACACGCAACGTTATGAGCTCCTTGATGTAACGGGACCGGATGAATACCATGAACGTGTTCATAACAATGCTTTTACGAACTATATGGTATCTCATGTGCTCGATATTGCAATTTGCACAATTCAATTATTAGAGCAGTATCCTGAAGTCTTGGAATCGTTAGTCGATAAACTTCAATATTCGGAAGATATCTCTCGTATTAATAAAATGCGAGAGCAGTTGTATTTACCTCAACCCGACTCCAATACAGAACTGATTGAGCAATTCGACGGATACTTTAAGTTGGAGGATGTAACACTTTCGGATCTGAAGAAGCGAATGCAGAACAAGAACGAGTATTTAGGAGGTGGCAACGGACTAGCTACGACCACGCAAATATTAAAGCAAGCAGATGTGGTGCTAATGCTGCATTTGTTCCGTGATCGATTTAATGAGCATACGATTCGTGCGAACTGGGACTTCTATGAGACTCGGACTGAGCATGGCTCGAGCTTGAGTCCATGTGTGTACGCGCTTGTGGCTGCTCATATCGGATACAGTGAGTATGCCTATCGATACTTTCTGAAGACAGCGACCATTGATCTGACGGGTGAATCCAAGCAATTCGTTGGGAACTTATATATTGGCGGTACTCATCCAGCGGCGAACGGCGGTGCTTGGCAAGCTGCTATACATGGTTTTTCCGGCTTCTCTTACAAGGACGACACCATTACGATTGATCCTGCACTTCCGTTAAAATGGACCGCGCTTCGCTTTAGCTTCTATGTCCTTGGTCAACGTTATTCGGCAAGCATCGATAAACAAAAAGTTATCATCACATCCCAAGTGAACAATACGCGTGAGCAACGATTCGCAATATTAGGTACTTCGATTGTGTGTCAACCGGGAGCGACTTTGGAGATTAAGAAAATCTAA
- a CDS encoding response regulator, with protein MRLRALIIDDEANILKNLQAIIPWESMDIEIVGTARNGEQALNCAREHHPQLILSDIRMPVMDGIQFLSELRQFDTDALVIMMTGYQDFNYVRSVIRYEVHDYILKPIDYEELSKTIERLADQIRQSYREQQLAQQKWSEVYSLAYEKLLYDHLVDASGSGTRQLMSRDENDSMDRKFAMMLVDVDNYLKRERSWEEKERKLWNYAIHNILQEQMASYPIPYSILQVRSGEWCVLFDVQSQRKFDRQQYLVWGEEIMSAVESYLKIQIRVALHPSSVTIEQLSRIYKSLQRTLNLSVGSNREVIVSDKSKSQSDPTQRLWDRIEEMVTGLKRCDRYRTEAALKALNEGFGQLPESSFERVAPITHYLCLHLLREMRAMDILTNDEEVAIWKQIDRDQGIRETLEVINRLVDQSLENVMKKKTSDVLMLSAKDYIERHLSTELSIDLLADYLGISGSYFSLLFKQYSGETFVEFVTKQRMEMAKSLLALSDKSVTQIGLMVGYLERRYFTKVFSKYSGMLPSEFREKHQKKHENEGLQGWVSAD; from the coding sequence ATGAGGCTTAGAGCATTAATTATTGATGACGAAGCGAATATATTGAAAAACCTACAGGCGATTATTCCATGGGAAAGTATGGACATTGAAATCGTTGGTACTGCAAGAAACGGAGAGCAAGCGCTCAATTGTGCACGCGAGCACCATCCACAGCTTATTTTAAGCGACATTCGGATGCCGGTAATGGACGGGATACAATTTCTTAGTGAGCTTCGTCAGTTTGATACAGATGCACTGGTCATTATGATGACAGGGTATCAGGATTTTAATTATGTGCGATCAGTCATTCGTTATGAGGTTCATGATTATATACTGAAGCCAATTGATTATGAGGAATTATCGAAAACAATAGAACGACTTGCAGATCAGATCAGACAGTCGTATCGAGAGCAACAACTCGCTCAGCAGAAGTGGAGTGAAGTGTACAGCCTCGCCTATGAGAAGCTATTGTACGATCACCTTGTAGATGCAAGTGGAAGCGGGACTAGGCAGTTAATGAGTAGAGATGAAAACGACAGCATGGATCGAAAGTTCGCCATGATGCTAGTTGACGTCGATAATTATTTGAAAAGAGAACGGTCATGGGAAGAAAAAGAACGTAAGCTGTGGAATTACGCCATTCATAACATATTACAGGAGCAGATGGCGAGCTACCCTATTCCCTATTCGATTCTTCAGGTGAGAAGTGGAGAATGGTGTGTGCTTTTCGACGTTCAATCGCAACGAAAATTCGATCGCCAGCAATATTTAGTATGGGGCGAAGAAATTATGAGTGCAGTTGAAAGCTATTTGAAAATTCAAATTCGAGTAGCACTCCATCCGTCTTCGGTGACGATAGAGCAGCTTTCCCGTATATACAAGAGTTTGCAACGAACTTTGAACCTATCGGTAGGCTCAAATAGAGAGGTTATTGTATCAGACAAGTCAAAATCGCAATCAGATCCAACTCAGCGATTATGGGATCGCATCGAAGAAATGGTGACTGGCTTGAAGCGCTGCGATCGGTATCGGACGGAAGCTGCGCTGAAGGCATTGAATGAGGGGTTTGGACAATTGCCGGAGTCCTCGTTCGAGCGGGTAGCTCCGATCACGCATTATTTATGTTTACATTTGCTGCGAGAAATGCGCGCAATGGACATATTGACCAATGATGAGGAAGTGGCGATCTGGAAGCAAATTGATCGTGATCAGGGGATTAGAGAGACGCTTGAGGTCATTAACCGGCTGGTGGATCAATCATTAGAAAATGTGATGAAGAAAAAGACAAGTGATGTGCTAATGCTCTCAGCAAAAGATTATATTGAGCGGCATCTGTCCACTGAGCTTAGTATTGATCTGTTAGCGGATTATTTAGGTATTAGCGGTAGCTATTTCAGCCTGCTGTTTAAGCAATATAGTGGTGAAACGTTCGTGGAATTCGTGACGAAGCAGCGTATGGAGATGGCTAAATCATTGCTAGCTTTAAGCGATAAGAGTGTAACCCAAATCGGACTCATGGTGGGTTATTTAGAGCGGAGATATTTCACAAAGGTGTTCAGTAAATATTCAGGAATGCTACCGTCAGAATTTCGTGAAAAGCATCAGAAAAAGCATGAGAACGAAGGGCTTCAAGGGTGGGTTTCGGCCGATTAG
- the pgmB gene encoding beta-phosphoglucomutase translates to MLDTMKGAIFDLDGVIVDTAKYHYLAWRWLANKHGFDFTEADNERLKGVSRTKSLEILLDIGGVKATEEEKREMAECKNDKYVSYISELDESELLLGAKDYLTKLRARGVRIALGSASKNAMMILDKLRITELFDVIVDGNRTSAAKPDPEVFLLACQQLGLKPEQCVVFEDAAAGVQAGKSAGMMVVGIGDSNQLPGADHVVKGLYELLPFE, encoded by the coding sequence ATGTTAGATACGATGAAAGGTGCAATTTTTGATTTGGATGGTGTGATCGTAGATACGGCTAAATATCATTATTTGGCCTGGCGTTGGCTAGCGAATAAACATGGTTTTGATTTTACGGAAGCGGACAATGAACGGTTGAAAGGGGTTAGCCGTACAAAATCGCTGGAAATTTTACTGGACATCGGCGGGGTGAAAGCTACAGAAGAAGAGAAGCGAGAGATGGCCGAATGCAAGAACGACAAGTATGTTTCCTATATTTCTGAGCTAGACGAGTCCGAGCTACTGCTCGGAGCCAAGGATTATCTCACGAAGCTACGAGCACGTGGCGTTCGAATTGCGCTAGGCTCTGCTAGCAAGAACGCGATGATGATCCTCGATAAGCTGAGAATTACAGAGCTATTCGATGTAATTGTGGACGGAAATAGAACGTCGGCAGCTAAGCCTGACCCAGAGGTATTCTTACTCGCTTGCCAACAACTTGGACTAAAGCCGGAGCAGTGTGTTGTGTTTGAGGATGCTGCAGCTGGTGTGCAAGCGGGCAAATCAGCTGGCATGATGGTCGTAGGGATTGGTGACTCCAACCAACTACCTGGCGCTGACCATGTAGTCAAGGGGCTTTACGAGCTATTGCCATTCGAGTGA